A single window of Arcobacter venerupis DNA harbors:
- a CDS encoding 2Fe-2S iron-sulfur cluster-binding protein, with translation MSEMVDITINGAQMQASKGSLLIDKLLDENIHIPHFCYHQALGKDGNCRMCMVEIEGQKRPQIACDTPIKDGMIVRTTGKNIEKVRRDILELELINHPIDCPTCDQAGECKLQDYYMLSGFYESRINVEAKNHARKRTDLGSNVMLDQERCVLCTRCIRFCSNITKTNELGVINRGDHSVIGTFPGKPLDNPYAMNVIDICPVGALTNKDFRFKQRVWFLETFDAICNGCSKGCNIYVDHRKEKYKDDQIFRFRPRVNKAINGWFMCDEGRLSYTNESTNRFETAQIDKNPTLIDNTITHIFKELSTNKNILFVLSANLSYEEMLNVKNLAIKLNVQVSGYSPNTIDENFGDDYLKNNDRAVNRNSFKELEINETKEFFDSSLNSASLVIIIENNYFDNNKSLLENKKVISLFSHNCETIQYSNVAIPLASFYEKSGTYINADGIKQKVISKMNKNTPQKTITTIIEDLKSMIEKGTV, from the coding sequence ATGAGTGAAATGGTTGACATCACAATCAATGGAGCACAAATGCAAGCTAGCAAAGGCAGCTTGTTAATTGACAAGTTATTGGATGAAAACATCCATATACCTCATTTTTGTTATCACCAAGCCTTAGGAAAAGATGGAAATTGTAGAATGTGTATGGTTGAAATTGAGGGTCAAAAAAGACCTCAAATTGCCTGTGACACTCCTATTAAAGATGGAATGATTGTAAGAACAACGGGTAAAAATATTGAAAAAGTTAGAAGAGATATTCTTGAACTTGAACTTATTAATCATCCAATAGATTGTCCTACTTGCGATCAAGCAGGAGAGTGTAAACTACAAGATTACTACATGTTATCTGGTTTTTATGAATCGCGAATAAATGTAGAAGCAAAAAATCATGCAAGAAAAAGAACTGACTTAGGTTCTAACGTAATGCTTGATCAAGAAAGATGTGTACTTTGTACTAGATGTATAAGATTTTGCTCAAATATTACAAAAACAAATGAGTTAGGTGTTATAAATAGAGGAGATCACTCAGTGATTGGAACTTTCCCTGGAAAGCCTCTTGATAATCCTTATGCTATGAATGTTATTGATATTTGTCCAGTTGGAGCTTTAACAAATAAAGACTTTAGATTTAAACAAAGAGTTTGGTTCTTAGAGACTTTTGATGCAATTTGTAATGGTTGTTCAAAAGGGTGCAATATTTATGTTGATCATAGAAAAGAAAAATATAAAGATGACCAAATTTTCAGATTTAGACCAAGAGTAAATAAAGCTATAAATGGTTGGTTTATGTGTGATGAGGGAAGATTATCTTACACAAATGAAAGCACAAATAGATTTGAAACTGCACAAATTGATAAAAATCCAACATTAATTGATAATACAATTACACATATTTTTAAAGAACTATCAACAAATAAAAATATTCTGTTTGTATTAAGTGCAAATCTTTCTTATGAAGAGATGTTAAATGTAAAAAATTTAGCAATTAAATTAAATGTTCAAGTTTCTGGTTATTCTCCAAATACAATAGATGAAAATTTTGGAGATGATTATTTAAAAAATAATGATAGAGCGGTTAATCGAAACTCATTTAAAGAGTTAGAAATAAATGAAACAAAAGAGTTCTTTGATTCATCATTAAATTCTGCTTCTTTAGTAATAATAATAGAAAATAACTATTTTGATAATAATAAATCTTTACTTGAAAATAAAAAAGTAATCTCTTTATTTAGTCATAACTGTGAAACTATTCAATATTCAAATGTTGCTATTCCTCTTGCTTCATTTTATGAGAAATCAGGGACATATATAAATGCGGATGGAATTAAACAAAAAGTTATTTCAAAAATGAATAAAAATACTCCACAAAAAACTATTACAACAATAATCGAAGATCTAAAATCTATGATTGAGAAAGGAACTGTATGA
- a CDS encoding NADH-quinone oxidoreductase subunit J family protein encodes MADLIFIALAFLAISGAIAMIVYTNPMYSALGILITMLSVAGMFALLNATFLFLVQIIVYAGAIMTLILFILMFLNIKEEDLPKEPNKYKLIAIGAIIMIPLNILILKAVAKLPEKDLSISNTEFGDIKPVGMELYNNWFIAFELISILLLIALIGSVVLAKRRKSKLNNEGEQL; translated from the coding sequence ATGGCTGATTTAATTTTTATTGCATTGGCATTTTTAGCAATTAGTGGTGCAATTGCCATGATTGTATATACAAATCCAATGTATAGTGCCCTTGGTATTTTAATAACAATGTTAAGTGTTGCTGGAATGTTTGCACTTTTAAATGCAACATTTTTATTTCTAGTTCAAATTATTGTTTATGCTGGTGCAATTATGACACTAATTTTATTCATATTGATGTTCTTAAATATTAAAGAAGAAGATTTACCAAAAGAGCCAAATAAATATAAGCTGATAGCTATTGGGGCTATTATTATGATTCCATTAAATATTCTTATATTAAAAGCTGTTGCTAAATTACCTGAAAAAGATTTAAGTATTAGTAACACAGAATTTGGAGATATAAAACCCGTAGGAATGGAACTATATAATAATTGGTTTATTGCTTTTGAATTAATTTCTATTTTACTATTAATTGCACTTATTGGTTCAGTTGTACTTGCAAAAAGAAGAAAATCTAAACTTAATAACGAAGGAGAACAATTATGA
- a CDS encoding citrate synthase, which translates to MTKNTMTLTDNRNGKSYEYNIVDGTRGPSVVDISTFYKDSGMFTYDPGYTSTASCESKITFIDGENSELRYRGYDITDLAGKHSFLDVSYLLMRGKLPTPEASKNFDLEIRHRSFLHEGIIRLFDALPDGAHPMATMGAATMALAAFYKDHLHLEDEEQFKMMRRRILAKMPVIAAMAYRNSIGTPLIYPDVNRYFTENFLYMLRAYPGGKMKYLGDGVNDEIKQVEIDALDAILTLHADHEQNASTTTVRNVGSTEAHPYVAIASGISALWGSAHGGANEKVMDQLRLIGDVKNVPTYIAKAKDRNDPFRLMGFGHRVYKNRDPRAETLKGLQDKLKEELKLDSKLLDIAHAVEQAALSDDYFKERGLYPNIDFYSGVILTALRIPIAMFTPIFVIGRTPGWLAQWSELKQDPKHKIARPRQLYTGN; encoded by the coding sequence ATGACAAAAAATACAATGACATTAACAGATAACAGAAATGGCAAATCATATGAATATAATATAGTTGATGGAACAAGAGGACCTAGCGTTGTAGATATATCTACATTTTACAAAGACTCAGGAATGTTTACTTATGACCCAGGTTACACTTCAACTGCATCTTGTGAATCAAAAATCACATTTATTGATGGTGAAAATTCTGAATTAAGATATAGAGGTTATGATATTACAGATTTAGCTGGTAAACACTCTTTCTTAGATGTTTCTTATTTATTAATGAGAGGAAAACTTCCAACTCCTGAAGCTTCTAAAAACTTTGATTTAGAAATCAGACATAGATCATTCTTACATGAAGGAATCATTAGATTATTTGATGCATTACCAGATGGAGCTCACCCAATGGCAACTATGGGAGCTGCAACTATGGCTTTAGCAGCATTTTATAAAGATCATTTACATTTAGAAGATGAAGAACAATTTAAAATGATGAGAAGAAGAATTTTAGCTAAAATGCCAGTTATTGCTGCTATGGCTTATAGAAATTCAATTGGTACACCACTAATTTATCCAGATGTAAATAGATATTTCACTGAAAACTTCTTATATATGTTAAGAGCATATCCAGGTGGAAAAATGAAATATTTAGGTGATGGAGTAAATGATGAAATCAAACAAGTTGAAATTGATGCACTTGATGCAATCTTAACTTTACATGCTGATCATGAACAAAATGCTTCTACAACAACTGTTAGAAATGTAGGTTCTACTGAAGCTCATCCTTATGTTGCAATTGCTTCTGGTATCTCTGCTCTATGGGGATCTGCTCATGGTGGAGCTAATGAAAAAGTTATGGATCAATTAAGATTAATTGGTGATGTTAAAAATGTTCCTACTTATATTGCAAAAGCAAAAGATAGAAATGACCCATTCAGATTAATGGGATTTGGACATAGAGTTTATAAAAATAGAGACCCAAGAGCTGAAACATTAAAAGGTTTACAAGATAAATTAAAAGAAGAGTTAAAACTTGATTCTAAATTACTTGATATTGCACATGCTGTTGAACAAGCTGCATTAAGTGATGATTACTTCAAAGAAAGAGGTTTATATCCAAATATTGATTTCTATTCAGGTGTAATTTTAACTGCACTTAGAATTCCAATTGCAATGTTTACTCCAATCTTTGTTATTGGTAGAACTCCAGGTTGGTTAGCTCAATGGTCAGAATTAAAACAAGATCCAAAACACAAAATAGCAAGACCTAGACAATTATATACAGGTAACTAA
- a CDS encoding NuoI/complex I 23 kDa subunit family protein, which produces MGIKVVPRYGKSFKDKLYLPAIAGGMKTTFKHFVKNLTDINNLKTMQYPEVQPTDLNERYRGVHRLTKHENDTEKCVACFMCATACPADCIFIEAQERFDGYDEKRPKEFKIDLLECVFCGYCVEACPCDAIRMDTGIFAFTASKREDFILDKKALMANERSKDLNNG; this is translated from the coding sequence ATGGGAATAAAAGTAGTACCAAGATACGGTAAATCATTCAAAGATAAACTATACCTTCCTGCAATTGCAGGGGGAATGAAAACAACATTTAAACATTTTGTTAAAAACCTTACTGATATAAATAATTTAAAAACTATGCAATATCCAGAAGTTCAACCGACAGATTTAAATGAAAGATATAGAGGTGTTCACAGGCTTACAAAACATGAAAATGACACTGAAAAATGTGTTGCATGTTTTATGTGTGCAACTGCCTGTCCAGCTGATTGTATTTTTATTGAAGCCCAAGAGAGATTTGATGGTTATGATGAAAAAAGGCCAAAAGAGTTTAAAATTGACCTTTTAGAGTGTGTGTTTTGTGGATATTGTGTTGAAGCTTGTCCTTGTGATGCAATTAGAATGGATACAGGAATTTTTGCATTTACAGCTAGTAAAAGAGAAGATTTTATACTTGATAAAAAAGCATTAATGGCAAATGAAAGATCAAAGGATTTAAACAATGGCTGA
- a CDS encoding complex I subunit 1/NuoH family protein, with product MSTSSIVIIIVNIFITVILAVGLTPVFVWWERRISAFMQDRSGPNRCHIGPFRLGGVIQSFADMLKLIFKEDFTASHIKYKFFFTIAPVIVFFCSFLTFAVIPFADVLVIDGKENIMQAIPNQLGIMWFLAFAGLSVYGIILGGYSSGSKYGLLGSIRASAQVISYEAAMGLAIISMIISYGSIHLTDIVNAQAGTYFGVVPMWGIFIQPLAAIIFIVCSFAETNRAPFDLAEGESELVAGYHTEYSAMKFGLFQVGEYAAMSASSALIVTLFFGGYQIPWLDTQAIQSNIIYVISAIVIILPIKIYFFIRWMKKNNRAIGANKSREKETKVLTAVFSSIAVFIMIVLIAFLITGLGTNGVNIATAVIQVGTFLIKFFMMAFVYIWVRWTVLRFRYDQLQMLGWKVLIPLALLNIVITAIFVVVRGS from the coding sequence ATGAGTACTTCATCAATAGTTATTATAATTGTAAATATATTTATAACTGTTATTCTAGCAGTTGGATTAACTCCTGTTTTTGTATGGTGGGAGAGAAGGATATCTGCGTTTATGCAAGATAGAAGTGGTCCAAATAGATGTCATATTGGACCATTTAGATTAGGTGGTGTAATACAAAGTTTTGCTGATATGTTAAAACTTATATTCAAAGAAGACTTTACAGCTTCACATATAAAATATAAATTTTTCTTTACAATAGCACCTGTTATTGTATTTTTCTGTTCTTTTTTAACATTTGCAGTTATTCCATTTGCTGATGTTTTAGTAATTGACGGAAAAGAAAATATTATGCAAGCAATTCCAAATCAATTGGGAATTATGTGGTTTTTAGCCTTTGCAGGACTTAGTGTTTATGGAATTATTCTTGGAGGATATTCTTCTGGAAGTAAATATGGACTTTTAGGTTCAATTAGAGCTTCAGCTCAGGTTATTTCATATGAAGCCGCTATGGGACTTGCAATTATCTCTATGATTATATCTTATGGTTCAATTCATTTAACAGATATAGTAAATGCTCAAGCTGGAACTTATTTTGGCGTTGTTCCTATGTGGGGAATATTTATACAACCATTGGCTGCTATTATTTTTATAGTTTGTTCCTTTGCAGAAACAAATAGAGCTCCATTTGACTTAGCAGAGGGAGAATCAGAGTTAGTTGCTGGTTATCATACAGAATATTCAGCTATGAAATTTGGACTTTTTCAAGTTGGGGAATATGCAGCAATGAGTGCATCAAGTGCACTTATAGTGACTTTGTTTTTTGGTGGTTATCAAATCCCATGGCTAGATACTCAAGCAATTCAAAGTAATATTATTTATGTAATTAGTGCAATAGTAATAATTCTTCCAATTAAAATCTATTTTTTTATTAGATGGATGAAAAAAAATAATCGTGCAATTGGAGCTAATAAGTCAAGGGAAAAAGAGACAAAAGTTTTAACAGCTGTATTCTCTTCTATAGCTGTATTTATTATGATTGTATTAATCGCTTTTTTAATCACTGGACTTGGAACTAATGGTGTAAATATTGCAACAGCAGTTATACAAGTAGGGACTTTTTTAATTAAATTTTTTATGATGGCTTTTGTTTATATTTGGGTTAGATGGACAGTTTTAAGATTCAGATATGATCAATTACAAATGTTAGGTTGGAAAGTACTAATTCCATTAGCACTTTTAAATATCGTAATAACTGCAATCTTTGTTGTAGTAAGAGGAAGTTAA
- a CDS encoding complex I subunit 4 family protein — protein MSSDILSFIIFLPAVVAFGLMMTTRDVNAIRNIAFLTTTVILALVLKIYIEFAPSAGMQFVTNVPWIETYGINYYIGLDGFSLTILMMIAILIPTAYLLLWEGKTKGYWINMLLVQTGVTGTLLSLDIVLFYFFWEVMLLPVFLMIGSYGFGDKVFTTIKVTVYTMAGSLLMFISILYLGVSYHNEFGVWSFAYDKLMLITTIPYDTKVWLFLAFLAAFAIKIPIFPLHTWIMETYKNAPTGAVFLLSSIMAKLGVYAIVRFMIPIFPEIYVEFSTWFVAIGLFGLVYFGIAALMQDDIKRMFAYSSASHLSFISAGIFSLNSYGINGALYLIIAHAIATGALFLLVGLMHEQTGFKTIKDLGGIAKKAPIFTFIFAVMLFANIGLPGTNGFVSELLIIFGIYEFNHTLGYIATLTVIIGASYMLWMFQRAILQNRPEGSKELVMRDLKIKEIIGFIPWVILVFLMGFYPEIFMNKFEPTVTHYLNDILQIGAEK, from the coding sequence ATGAGTTCAGATATTCTTTCATTTATTATATTTTTACCTGCTGTTGTTGCATTTGGATTAATGATGACAACAAGAGATGTAAATGCAATTAGAAATATAGCCTTTTTAACTACAACTGTAATTTTGGCACTTGTATTAAAAATATATATTGAATTTGCTCCAAGTGCAGGTATGCAATTTGTTACAAATGTTCCTTGGATTGAAACTTATGGAATAAATTATTATATTGGATTAGATGGTTTTTCTCTTACTATTTTAATGATGATTGCTATTTTAATTCCAACTGCTTATTTATTATTATGGGAAGGAAAAACAAAAGGTTATTGGATAAATATGCTTTTAGTTCAAACAGGAGTAACAGGTACTTTATTATCTTTAGATATTGTACTTTTCTACTTCTTTTGGGAAGTTATGCTTTTACCAGTATTCTTAATGATTGGTTCTTACGGCTTTGGTGACAAAGTATTTACAACTATTAAAGTAACTGTTTATACAATGGCTGGTTCATTATTAATGTTCATTTCAATTTTATATTTAGGTGTTTCTTATCATAATGAATTTGGTGTTTGGTCTTTTGCTTATGATAAATTAATGCTAATTACAACTATTCCTTACGATACAAAAGTTTGGTTATTTTTAGCATTTTTAGCTGCTTTTGCTATTAAAATCCCAATTTTTCCACTTCACACTTGGATTATGGAAACATATAAAAATGCCCCAACTGGTGCAGTTTTTTTATTATCATCAATTATGGCAAAACTTGGAGTTTATGCAATAGTTAGATTTATGATTCCAATATTTCCAGAAATTTATGTTGAATTTTCAACTTGGTTTGTAGCTATTGGATTATTTGGACTTGTTTATTTTGGAATTGCAGCACTTATGCAAGACGATATTAAAAGAATGTTTGCTTATTCATCAGCATCTCACTTAAGTTTTATCTCTGCTGGTATTTTTTCCCTTAACTCTTATGGAATAAATGGAGCATTATATTTAATAATTGCACACGCAATTGCAACTGGAGCTCTGTTTTTACTTGTTGGATTAATGCATGAACAAACAGGATTTAAAACTATAAAAGACTTAGGTGGAATTGCAAAAAAAGCTCCAATATTCACTTTTATATTTGCTGTTATGTTATTTGCAAACATTGGACTTCCAGGAACAAATGGTTTTGTATCTGAACTTTTAATCATTTTTGGTATTTATGAATTTAATCATACTTTAGGATATATAGCAACTCTTACTGTAATAATTGGAGCTTCTTATATGTTATGGATGTTTCAAAGAGCAATATTGCAAAATAGACCTGAGGGTTCAAAAGAACTTGTAATGAGAGATTTAAAAATAAAAGAGATTATAGGATTTATTCCATGGGTAATTTTAGTATTTTTAATGGGATTTTATCCAGAAATTTTTATGAATAAATTTGAACCAACTGTAACTCACTACTTAAATGATATTTTACAAATTGGAGCTGAAAAATGA
- the nuoK gene encoding NADH-quinone oxidoreductase subunit NuoK, protein MISLTSYAFVSMMLFSIGVIGVIARRNIFVIYMSLELMLNGVNLFLVTFARYHFNMDPQIITIMVISIAAAEAAIFLSVIILLYRSRKSLDTDIFNTLTQGENS, encoded by the coding sequence ATGATTTCATTAACATCTTACGCCTTTGTATCAATGATGTTATTCTCTATTGGAGTAATTGGAGTGATTGCAAGAAGAAATATCTTCGTTATTTATATGTCACTTGAACTTATGCTAAATGGAGTTAATCTATTTTTAGTAACCTTTGCTAGATACCATTTTAATATGGATCCACAAATTATTACAATTATGGTTATATCAATTGCTGCTGCTGAGGCTGCAATATTTTTATCTGTTATAATTTTATTATACAGATCAAGAAAATCTTTGGATACTGATATTTTCAATACTCTAACACAGGGGGAAAATTCATGA
- the nuoE gene encoding complex I 24 kDa subunit family protein produces MNTFKYTPENEVKFQEYVSRYPKIDSCMLPALWLVQEQEGWLSPESMIYVADKLGKTPIQVYEVATFYTMFNLKPIGKYHIELCKTLSCMLCGSQEIKNYIKQTIGIEAGQTSEDGLFHLSEVECMGACGGAPMFALNGEYHEKLTIEKVDELIKECKK; encoded by the coding sequence ATGAATACTTTTAAATATACACCTGAGAATGAAGTTAAATTTCAAGAATATGTATCAAGATATCCAAAAATTGACTCTTGTATGTTACCTGCTCTTTGGTTAGTTCAAGAACAAGAGGGATGGCTTAGCCCTGAATCAATGATTTATGTAGCTGATAAATTAGGAAAAACTCCTATTCAAGTATATGAAGTTGCAACTTTTTATACTATGTTTAACCTAAAACCTATTGGAAAATATCATATTGAATTATGTAAAACTCTATCTTGTATGTTATGTGGTTCTCAAGAAATAAAAAATTACATAAAACAAACAATAGGAATTGAAGCTGGACAAACAAGTGAAGATGGATTATTTCATTTAAGCGAAGTTGAATGTATGGGAGCTTGTGGTGGAGCTCCGATGTTTGCTTTAAATGGTGAATACCATGAAAAATTAACTATAGAAAAAGTTGATGAATTAATTAAGGAGTGCAAAAAATGA
- the nuoL gene encoding NADH-quinone oxidoreductase subunit L → MNTSLLVWIILAPLLGSILSGLLYFYNIKKSKISDIYFSLIGTITPFISFLITLSLFLRMNDEKIIFKQQLFTWLSVDKLNIEMAFLGDNLSIFMSMFVTFVGWLIHIYAVGYMKGDSGYGKFFAYFNLFLASMLILVLADNPIILFIGWEGVGVCSYLLIKFYYGNAMNVLAANKAFIANRVGDFGFILGIVTLFFALGQVDLSFDSIEANLGNVSNELLLLSGFLLFIGAMGKSAQIPLYVWLPDAMAGPTPISALIHAATMVTAGVYMVARFHFLYAGIEEIGLFIAYIGAFSALFAAIIATRQTDIKKILAYSTMSQLGYMFIAVGLGFYSTGLFHVFTHAFFKAMLFMGAGGVIMAVHHEQNIFKIAQHRATLPIIGTTFLVGVIAISGIPPFSGFFSKDAILAAAFQEGQYFIWIIGMFTAFLTAFYMFRMYYIVFVAPNHHNEHYVYTSKTITIPLLILAIGAIGAGFLNLPAVFGGNHFVDTWLEQLHSKHIHMSHLTEYVLMILSVIVAAAGIVVAHKKYAKFDVTKPEDETGIIGNKFYIDEIYNVLFVQSTKKLSTFIDKVLDEKVIDAFVMNSSIGFVNIGKRVAMIQNANVRFYAAFMLIGMTSIFIYLYITLGL, encoded by the coding sequence ATGAATACCTCACTATTAGTATGGATTATTTTGGCTCCTCTTTTAGGATCAATTTTAAGTGGTTTATTATATTTTTACAACATAAAAAAAAGTAAGATATCTGATATTTATTTTTCATTAATTGGAACAATAACTCCTTTTATCTCTTTTTTAATAACTCTTTCTCTATTTTTAAGAATGAATGATGAAAAAATTATCTTTAAACAACAACTTTTCACTTGGTTAAGTGTTGATAAATTAAATATTGAAATGGCTTTTTTAGGTGATAATCTTTCAATATTTATGTCAATGTTTGTAACTTTTGTTGGTTGGCTAATTCATATTTATGCAGTTGGATATATGAAAGGTGACAGTGGATATGGTAAATTTTTTGCCTATTTTAACTTATTTCTAGCTTCTATGTTAATTTTAGTATTAGCTGATAATCCAATTATTTTATTTATAGGATGGGAAGGTGTTGGAGTTTGTTCATACCTTTTAATTAAATTCTATTATGGAAATGCTATGAATGTATTAGCTGCAAACAAAGCATTTATCGCAAATAGAGTTGGGGATTTTGGTTTTATATTAGGAATTGTAACTCTATTTTTTGCCTTAGGTCAAGTTGATTTATCTTTTGATTCAATTGAAGCAAACTTAGGTAATGTTTCAAATGAATTATTACTTCTTTCAGGTTTTTTATTATTCATTGGAGCCATGGGAAAATCAGCTCAAATTCCTCTTTATGTTTGGCTTCCTGATGCAATGGCAGGACCTACTCCAATTTCAGCTTTAATTCATGCAGCAACAATGGTAACAGCTGGGGTTTATATGGTTGCTAGATTTCACTTTTTATATGCTGGAATCGAAGAAATAGGATTATTCATAGCTTATATTGGAGCTTTTTCAGCTTTATTTGCAGCAATCATTGCTACAAGACAAACAGACATTAAAAAAATTCTAGCTTACTCAACTATGAGTCAATTAGGGTATATGTTCATTGCCGTTGGACTTGGTTTTTATTCAACTGGACTTTTTCATGTATTTACACATGCATTTTTTAAAGCAATGTTATTCATGGGAGCAGGTGGTGTAATTATGGCAGTTCATCATGAACAAAATATTTTCAAAATTGCACAACATAGAGCAACTTTACCAATTATTGGAACAACTTTTTTAGTTGGAGTTATTGCAATTTCTGGGATTCCTCCATTTTCTGGATTCTTTTCAAAAGATGCAATATTAGCAGCTGCTTTTCAAGAAGGTCAATATTTTATTTGGATAATTGGTATGTTTACAGCCTTTTTAACAGCATTTTATATGTTTAGAATGTACTACATAGTTTTTGTGGCACCAAACCATCACAATGAACATTATGTTTACACATCAAAAACAATAACTATTCCTTTATTGATTTTAGCTATTGGTGCTATTGGTGCTGGTTTTTTAAATCTTCCTGCTGTTTTTGGTGGAAATCATTTTGTAGATACTTGGTTAGAACAACTTCACTCAAAACATATTCACATGAGTCACTTAACAGAGTATGTTTTAATGATTCTATCAGTTATAGTTGCAGCTGCTGGAATTGTAGTAGCTCATAAAAAATATGCAAAATTTGATGTAACAAAACCAGAAGATGAAACAGGAATAATAGGAAATAAATTTTATATTGATGAGATTTATAATGTTTTATTTGTTCAATCAACAAAAAAACTATCAACATTTATTGATAAAGTTTTAGATGAAAAAGTTATTGATGCATTTGTTATGAATTCATCAATTGGTTTTGTAAATATTGGTAAAAGAGTTGCCATGATACAAAATGCAAATGTTAGATTTTATGCTGCATTTATGCTAATAGGTATGACTTCAATCTTTATCTATTTATATATCACATTAGGATTATAG
- the nuoF gene encoding NADH-quinone oxidoreductase subunit NuoF → MITKIVSKNFDIPNSHKLEVALANGRYSSIDKLFSMNPDDVIKEVTASGLRGKGGGGAACGPKWELMPKNDPRPAFLIVNGDESEPGTFKDKQIFQYDPHLLIEGIICTCYAINAHHAYIYIRGEYKFFIDRVNVAIKEAYENGIIGDKIMNKYDFKLDITVHRGGGAYICGEKSALIESLEGKRGHPRLKPAGKECEWFFDNPATVNNVETIASVPNIVENGAIGYTKYGTEKSPGTMLFAISGPVKNPGVYEIAYGNKMIDFLNQIGGGMREGKKLKAIIPGGSSCPILTADEVEIAVLDYESMGSIGSTLGTGGMIVIDQDTSMVDVAKNLIEFYHHESCGQCTPCREGTGWIDKILKKIISGDGSTEDLNTILDICNTMNGKTICVFAPAVKDIIQSIVKKFPHEFNLYFKN, encoded by the coding sequence ATGATAACAAAAATTGTAAGCAAAAATTTTGACATTCCAAATTCTCATAAATTAGAAGTTGCTCTTGCAAATGGAAGATATTCTTCTATTGACAAACTTTTTTCTATGAATCCAGATGATGTTATAAAAGAAGTTACAGCATCAGGACTTAGAGGGAAAGGTGGTGGTGGAGCTGCTTGTGGACCAAAATGGGAATTAATGCCTAAAAATGATCCAAGACCAGCTTTTCTAATCGTAAATGGAGATGAATCAGAACCAGGGACTTTTAAAGATAAACAAATTTTCCAATACGACCCACATCTTTTAATTGAAGGAATTATTTGTACTTGTTATGCAATAAATGCTCACCATGCATATATTTACATAAGAGGTGAATATAAATTTTTTATTGATAGAGTGAATGTTGCAATAAAAGAAGCCTACGAAAATGGAATTATTGGTGATAAAATCATGAATAAATATGATTTTAAACTTGATATTACAGTTCATAGAGGTGGTGGAGCTTATATTTGTGGAGAAAAATCAGCACTTATTGAATCACTTGAGGGGAAACGAGGACATCCCAGACTTAAACCTGCAGGAAAAGAGTGTGAATGGTTTTTTGATAATCCAGCAACTGTTAATAATGTTGAAACAATTGCTAGTGTACCAAATATTGTTGAAAATGGTGCAATAGGCTATACAAAATATGGTACAGAAAAATCACCTGGGACTATGTTATTTGCAATTTCAGGACCTGTGAAAAATCCAGGTGTTTATGAAATAGCATATGGAAATAAAATGATAGATTTTTTAAATCAAATTGGCGGAGGGATGAGAGAGGGGAAAAAATTAAAAGCAATTATTCCAGGAGGTTCATCTTGTCCAATTTTAACAGCAGATGAAGTTGAAATAGCGGTATTAGATTATGAGTCTATGGGAAGTATAGGTTCAACTTTAGGGACAGGAGGAATGATAGTTATTGATCAAGATACATCTATGGTTGATGTAGCTAAAAATTTGATAGAGTTCTATCACCATGAATCTTGCGGTCAATGTACACCTTGTAGAGAAGGTACTGGCTGGATAGATAAGATTTTGAAAAAAATCATAAGTGGCGATGGTTCAACAGAGGATTTAAATACAATACTTGACATATGTAATACAATGAATGGAAAAACAATTTGTGTTTTTGCACCTGCTGTAAAAGATATTATTCAAAGTATTGTAAAAAAATTCCCTCACGAATTTAATTTATATTTTAAAAACTAA